Sequence from the Seriola aureovittata isolate HTS-2021-v1 ecotype China chromosome 6, ASM2101889v1, whole genome shotgun sequence genome:
CTCAGTCgggtttgtttctgtttcatggACCATTTGTCCTTTTATATTTGCAGAACTGTAACTTTCAggagttgttgtttgtttttagtccaggttttgtgtttatttgtttactcGACCttatttgactttgttttgcatgttttactgGCCTGGTTTTAATATGTAGTGTTTCCTCGGGTTATTTGTGGTGGCGACAGAGTGCAATGCGATGAGAGTTGTGTAAATAGGAATGAGGACACAGAGCAATAATCATTTCACTGTAGCATTTTCAGGTACCGATCCGGTGGAATCTGGTTGTGATGGAGGTctgatgttgttttcaccacAAATAATCCTGTACATGAGGAAACGGCATTTACATGATGTGCTTTCAACTGAAAAGGGACGTCACTCCTCTCGACTGACAcatatatttgcatgtgttgtttaTGGTCCATTTTTCATTGGCAGCTGTTGAatcacacttttcatttcatttgcagtgtgtttgaatcggtgttttggttttttatttCGGTATGAACAAAGTTATGATCAGGTTAATCTCCTGAGGTCCAGCTGTCATCGGATAATCcataattcatttgtaatttaaaaacaaaacctgtaaatctctttatttcaaaaccaaaagcactaacacttcacttcctcttcctgtctgtcttttgcAAAATGAGAAATTCggtttttggtttaaaaccaAATTCCTTTCATAATGATAAAAGGAATTGCCTCaaacctttttctgttttggttttaaaacaatcaacaggtttacattttttttttcctttttaaattgcAAATGAATTATGGATTATCCGACAACACACAGACCTCCTGAGATTTAGCCATGACTGAACTTTCACTCTCGATGATTTGATATTCTATCTCCATGACTCACGTTAATCATGAGTTTATTTAATCACTTTAAAATAGCAACTTCTGCTAAATGGAAAACATGTTGGTCTGTTTTAAGATACTGCACCTCTTGGTTGACAGCGCTAACTGAAGGGAAGTATGAGACTCTTCAGACTcaaaattatttcagttttgcaAATGATCATCTTGTGCAAGCAGCTTAGCTCTGATGTCATTTTTCTACAGGTCGTAAATCGATgtgaaattagttttatttctcttatcAAATGTACTAATTAAACCAGAGACCATCACGTGATGGGATCAACCAGCCGCGACGCCCAGCAACATGTTGACGTCCTGACACATTACTACATTATCGGTCAGACTCACAGTCCGACCACACACATCTTCAAACTCGGCATTTCATCTcgatctcaactacacacctgtaaagttttctgcctctgtctaGCTCAGCTGTGATGCTGATGTGGCAacaacatctgtccacagacataaacacctgccaaaggaCTAAACCTGCCTCCTCAGTGGGTCgttacagtaacacacacacacacacacacacacacacgcggtgAAAACAATACTCCTGCTGTTGCGGCTGGTAATTATGATTtacctgcatttaaaataaaaatgtatgacaCTTAACTAAGAGATGTATTTTAACtattaaatactgtatattcacaAAGGTAACGATGACTCctgtttccttgtttcctttatTTAACCCTGAGACTTGAGTTCACAGAACACGTCATGTAGGATACAACAAAAGTGCAAACGACCACCTTAAGTTTTATTCATGTAACCCCAGTAAACCCCAAATATTCTCTGAAATAAAGGCAACGCAGTTTGAGCTCGATCTATAAATCTAGGATCTATAAATAATTCAGAACACGACATCTGAAAGTTTAGGAAATATGTGCAGAGACGCTGTGGGTCAATGTTCAGGCACATGGATCAGAATTTAGAAATGCTTTTAGAAGCAATAATGTACAATACTACATTATGTGTCCTGTAAAGTTCAGTAACCATAGAGACCCAGAAAACCCTCTTTAACGTTGGTAATGACAGTTTTGTGTGCAGCACATAGTTTGTTCATTGatgcagctttttaaaaaacctCCCACCTAAATATGAATATGCCAAAAGTTTCGGGGTAAAAATAACCAGTAAAATGTTACATACAAGTTTTAAAGAGAGCGGCCtttcaaaatgttaaagtaCGACTTCCCATTGGCTAAAATCTAAACCCTGAAACAAACTCCTCCCCCTCATATCACTGTAAGAAGAGGTATGTAGTGTTGGAAAGGTGCATTTACCCACTGACTTCATGTTCAACTACATTTAGAGACAGAaatttttcttgaaaaaaataaagatcatTGTAACTTTGGTTCgataaaacaaaatcaacaagtaaataaaagaattaTGAAACCTTACAAATGTTTAGATGTAAACACGAGCCTAAGTGGTTTGATATATAAGCCATaaatagagctgaaacagttgattaattgattagtagaaaaaaaagtgatgaagtAAGATTTTGATCAGTGATTAATCGTTTCAGTTTAACATTCACttgctttctctgttttttccacGTCTTACTGTCACGACTTCTTTGGGCTTTTCTGACGACCTGACTAAGAAACTTTGGGCTCCTGTTACAGACCAGAAGATGAATCGATCAATCAAAAGCATAACTGACGGAGGAAATGACTGTTGCAGTCGTACATGAGATGAGGATGAACAGTTTTAGCCTTCTTGACCAAAATCTTCAGTAAACTTCTTCAGATTGTCCAGGTCCTGCTCGTTCACCGTGGGCTTGGTGCTCGTCAGCGACCTCTGCATGTCCGCCTGTAGGGAGGGAGACGTCCTGATCACTGCGCTCATCTGTGCTTATTAATAACACTCATCCACATATGACGAATTAAAACGAGTCTTTTCTCACCATGGACACGACCGGCTCCAGAAGTTTGTCCCCAGGAACCTCCATCCACGTCATCGCTACGGCGTTGGGATCTCCAGGCGAGCATGGAGTCAGGAGGTCTTCCACCACAACGCCCGGGTTGTTCCAAGTTGAACCCCGAAcctaaacgtgtgtgtgtgtgtgtgtgtgtgtgtgtgtgtgtgtgtgtgtgtgtgtgtgtgtgtgtgtgtgtgtgtgtgtgtgtgtgtggaagcagaaacacagaacactTATAGTAAACACACTGTTAACTGGGTGAGTCAGACAGACGAGTTCAGCACGAgaagaaaatacttttaaaattcatatttttcaaatgatgTGTGTTTAATGTCTCCCAGTGTTCCTGCAGTTCCACTTATATTAGAGTCCAGATTCAGTGTATGGTTTATATTAAAGTACAGTATCATTGACAGGTACAAATATTCATAGGTgaacctgcagcagaaacaagctgtaaaacaaGAGAAGCTGAGACTGAACCTAAACTGTGACGTTACAGGCTGTAAAACTAAAAGCTGGACGGTCGGATGAAAGTGGCACCAACTTAAAACAATCCGATTTATTTTGGAGCCACATGTTCCAGCTGGATTCCCGCAGGGTTGGAGGACAGGTAGGAGAACAAGCCCAGGTGTTCTTACCTTCTTGAAGTGAGTGGCTGACTGAACCCTCCTGACCGGCTGCATGAGGGCGTCCCTGACGATGATGCTGATGTCAGCCCCAGAGTAGCCCTCTGTCTTCTTGCCCAGAGTGGTGAAGTCTGCCTCCGTCAGGTCGTTGGGGGTGGAGCCCAGGTGCAGCTTGAACATGAAGGAGCGGGCGTGCTCCTCAGGCAGAGGGATGTAGATCCGCTTTTCAAACCTAAGACACAGACAAAAGATTCAATCAGCTCATATTTCAAATCTGGACTAACACAGTTCTGGACCTCACCTGACAGGTGAGTAGGCAGGGATCATTTCTATATAAGTCAAACTAACCTCCTCCTGATGGCGGAGTCCAGTGTCCACGGTATATTTGTGGCTCCCAGCACCAGGATTCCCTCATTATCATTTCCAACACCTGAGAGGAGGATGACATATGAACACTTATAAACAGAGTCCAGCctctctgatctgatctgagctCAGACGGTCCGGTGTCTCTCCTCGCTCACCCTGCATCTGAACCAGGAACTCCGTCTTGATCCTGCGCGCCGCCTCGCTCTCGTTCTCGCTCCTGGAGCCGCAGAGGGAGTCGATCTCGTCGATGAAGATGATGGATGGCTTGTATTCTCGAGCCAGAGAGAACAGGTTCTTCACCAACctggggagagacagaggaggagaagtgagagGGGTTTCATATTTCCATCACGTCATCATCGTGTAGGAGAGCACCTCACTTTTCACTCTCCCCCAACCACTTGGACACGAGAtcggaggaggagatggagaagaagGTGGAGTTGTTGGCTTCAGTGGCCACCGCCTTGGCCAGGTAGGACTTCCCTGTTCCTGGGGGGCCGAAGAGAAGGATCCCCCGCCAAGGAGTCCGCTTTCCTACACAAGCAGTTGTTGTATCATTAAATCCTgttcacatcaacacacatcAGGAGCTTAACAGCTGCAGGTTCACACACCTGTGAACAGGTGAGGGAATTTGATGGGCAGGATGACGGCTTCCTTTAACGCCTCTTTGGCTCCTTCAAGTCCGGCGACATCGTC
This genomic interval carries:
- the LOC130170545 gene encoding vacuolar protein sorting-associated protein 4B-like, coding for MAGGNLQKAIDLANKAAEEDKAKNYEEALRCYQHAIQYFLHVVKYEAQGERAKQSIRDKCADYLDRAEQLKEYLRKKEKSPPAKPVKESQSEDKGSESDEGEDKEKKKFQNQLSGAIVMEKPNIKWDDVAGLEGAKEALKEAVILPIKFPHLFTGKRTPWRGILLFGPPGTGKSYLAKAVATEANNSTFFSISSSDLVSKWLGESEKLVKNLFSLAREYKPSIIFIDEIDSLCGSRSENESEAARRIKTEFLVQMQGVGNDNEGILVLGATNIPWTLDSAIRRRFEKRIYIPLPEEHARSFMFKLHLGSTPNDLTEADFTTLGKKTEGYSGADISIIVRDALMQPVRRVQSATHFKKVRGSTWNNPGVVVEDLLTPCSPGDPNAVAMTWMEVPGDKLLEPVVSMADMQRSLTSTKPTVNEQDLDNLKKFTEDFGQEG